TTTGAAGGTAACGCGGTTTTCGGCTTCTTTCGGAAGCATCGGATCGTAGGTACCGACCTTCTCGATGAAGCTACCGTCGCGCGGAGCGCGAGCGTCAGCAACTACGATACGGTAGTACGGACGTTTCTTGGCACCGCCACGGGAGAGACGAATCTTGACAGCCATTCGGATAAGTTCCTTTCAGCTTGGGTTTAGTAGTCTTTACGTTACGGCCCCTGATGGGGCCAATTTGATCCGGTTCGAATGAACCATTAAGTCTGGTTCCTGCGAGACCGCATGATTTGGTTCTTTCGAACCGGGGGCCTGGTTATTTCTTTTTACCAAACCCCGGAAAGCCCGGCGGCAATCCACCGCCGCCCAATCCCGGAAGCTTCGGCATTCCGCCGCCAACCCCGGGAAAACCTTTGGGAAGCTGGAGGTCGCCAGCATCCCCGCCTTCCAGCATGGACGGATCCATCTGGGGCATTCCTTTGCCAAACAGTCCCTTTTTGCCCATTTTGCCGACCTTTTTGATCATGGTCGCCATGGTCTGGTACTGTTTGAGAAGCTTGTTCACGTCCTGAACGCTAAGCCCGCAACCAGCCGCAATACGTTTCTTGCGGGACGCCTTGATGAGGGCGGGGTTTTCGCGCTCTTTCGGGGTCATGGACTGGATGATGGCTTCCTGGTGTTTCAGGAGTTTCGGGTCGATCTTGGTCTGGGCCATCTGCTTTTTGATGGCACCCATGCCCGGCAGCATGCCCATGATGCCCGACAGATCACCCATTTTCTGAAGCTGTTTAAGCTGGGCGAGAAGGTCGTTCAGGTCGAACTGGCCCTTCTGCAGCTTCTTGGCCATCTTTTCAGCGTCTTCACGCTCGATGGTTTCGGCTGCGCGTTCAACAAGGCTGACAACGTCGCCCATGCCCAGGATGCGGCCAGCGATACGATCGGGATGGAAGGGTTCCATCTCGTCGATTTTTTCGCCAACACCCAGCATCTTGATCGGGCAGCCGGTAACCTGGCGCATCGACAGTGCCGCACCACCGCGTGCATCACCGTCAATACGGGTCAGGACGATACCGGTAATGCCAACCTTGTCGGCAAATTCCTTGGCGACATTGACCGAGTCCTGACCGGTCATTGCATCGGTGACCAGCAGGGTTTCCGTCGGGTTGACTGCATCACGGACCTGGGCGACTTCGCTCATCAGTTCCATGTCGATATGCAGGCGACCGGCGGTATCAAGGATCACGGCGTCAAAGCCTTCCTTGCGGCCCATATCCATGGCGCGTTTGGCAATCGCAACCGGCTTTTCACCAATGATGATCGGCAGGGCATGCAGGCCATTGGCATCGGCCAGAATTTTAAGCTGCTGCTGTGCTGCCGGACGGTAAATGTCGAGCGATGCCAGCAGGACTTTTTTGTTGCGCTTCTTGGTCAGATGCAGGGCGATCTTGGCAGAGCTGGTGGTTTTACCCGAACCCTGCAGACCAACCATCAGAATCGGAACCGGCGGGGTGGCGGCAAGATTGATATCTTCGCCTTCGCCCAGCATGTTTTTAAGTTCATCATGGACGATCTTGACGACCATCTGACCCGGCGTAACCGAACGCAGCACATCCTGGCCGACAGCGCGTTCCGTTGCGTTGGTGATGAATTCCTTGACGACAGGCAGGGCAACGTCAGCCTCAAGCAGGGCGACGCGAACTTCACGCATGGCTTCGCGGACGTCAGATTCCTTTAACGCACCGCGTTTACGCAGTTTGTCGAGAACGCCGCCAAGCCGATCGCTAAGTCCTTCAAACATCCCATATCCCGTCTGTTTGCTGGTGTTTCCACCGAGTGCGCACAAAAAAAATTTGCCCAGTGCTCGAAAACTCGAGGACTGGGGGAGTCATCGTATGGATGACCTCTGGTGAGGGGTGTTTAAGTGAGTACAGGGCAAGAGTCAAGCGCAAACCAAGGAAAAAGGCCCGGTTCCCGCGCTTTTTAATCGAATCGGACGGGCGTTTCGGGGCGGGATTGATTCTGCCCCGAAACATTTTCCATCCCTGGCAAAAACCGGCCTGAAAATAGGCTGTTATTCCATGCCGGGGCGGTCAGGGGTGATCGCTGCGGCAAAGGGTTTACGCCGGGCAGGTCGCACTTTGATGTCGTGCCGTGCCTTGTAACTGCGCGCAGCTTTGCCCGCTGCGCGGCAGGTTGGTGTGCGGATATTGCTTCAGGCGTCGCTGTTTGCCGGAATGATCGCCATATTATCGATCAGCCGGGCTTTGCCCAGGCGCGCAGCAACAAAAACCCGCGCCGGGCGGTCAATAACGCCATGCATCAATTCCAGATTTTCGGCATCGCGAATTTCCAGATAGTCGATCGGGGAAAAACCCGCAGATGCAATTTGTTGCCGCCCGGTTTCAAGCAGTGGTTCAATCGCATCACCACGACTTGCCCGGTCCGTGATCGAGGATAGAACCCGCGACAGCGTGGTGGCTGTTTCGCGTTCTTCCGGCGAGAGATAGCGGTTGCGCGACGACATCGCCAAGCCATCGGCCTCGCGATGGATGGGGCCACCAATGATTGAAACGGGAATATTCAGGTCGGTGACAAACCGTTTGATGACCATCAGTTGCTGGTAGTCCTTTTCGCCAAACAGGGCGTAATCGGGCATGGCCTGCAACAGAAGCTTGGTGACGATTTGCGCCATACCGTCAAAATGACCAGGGCGGGCTGCACCACACAGCATGTCGGTCAGATTATCGATATGCAGGCGGGTGGCAAAACCGGACGGATACATTTCCTCGACCGAGGGGGCAAAGCACAGCTCGACCCCGGCAGCATCAAGGATTTTCTGATCAGCCGGTAATGTGCGCGGGTAGGCTGCGAAATCTTCGGTCGGGCCAAACTGGGTCGGATTGACAAAAACACTGACAATCACCCGGTCTGCCTGTGTACGGGCCAGTTTGGTCAGGCTGATATGGCCTTCATGAAGGGCGCCCATGGTTGGCACAAGCGCAACTTTGAGGCCTTCTGCGCGCCACCGGGAAACCCTGGCGCGCAGATCGGCGACGGTGTGAACGGTAGTCAGGTTCATCTTCTGATATTCGCTTGTCTTATTTTACCGCGCGCAAATTGCCGGGTTTCGCCATGCCATAGCAATGTTCGTCAGCCGGGAAGCTGCGGTTTTTAACTTCGGCGGCATATTCGCCCGCTGCCTGTTCGACAAGGTCGCCAAGATTGGCATACCGTTTGACGAATTTTGGCGTGAAATCGGAAAACAGGCCCAGCATATCCTCGGTCACGAGGACCTGCCCGTCACAGGCAGGCGAGGCACCAATGCCAATGGTCGGAATGTCGATTTCGGCGGTAACAGTACGGGCAACCGCCTCGACCGTGCCTTCGATGACGACGGAAAAGGCACCGGCCGCGGCAACGGCCTTGGCATCTTCAAGCACGCGGGCAGCCGTGGCATCGTCCCGGCCCTGGGATTTGAAACCACCCAGGGTATTTACCTGCTGGGGCATCAGGCCGATATGGGCCATCACGGGCACGCCGCGCTGGGTCAGGAATGCGATGGTGTCGGCCAGTTCGGCGCCACCTTCAAGCTTGACGGCCGCACAGCCGGTTTCGGCCATGATATGCGCTGCGGTGCGAAAAGCCTGTTCCTTTGATTCCTGATAGCTGCCAAAGGGCAGGTCAATGACGACACAGGCGTGTTTGCTGCCACGCATCACGGCCTTGCCGTGATTGACCATCATATCAACGGTGACAGCAAGGGTCGTATCCATGCCATAGACAACCGTGCCGACGGAATCGCCGACCAGCAGCAGGTCGCAATAGGCGTCAAGGCGCTGCGCCATTGGTGTGGTATAGGCTGTCAGACAGACGATAGGCTCGCCACCCTTGCGGGCGCGCAGGGCGGGAACCGTGACCCGACCCTTTTTATTGGTGGTGGTGCTCATGACGTTTCTCCGCCGGTGTGACCGGGATGTGCAGCCCGGTCTTCGCCGGGCGGGCAGTCATGTTTACAATAGGATGACAGCAGGCGCGAAATATTTTTTCGCAGTTGCGTATGCACTTTGGTCGGGGGAGCATCCCGTTTGGCGGGCCATTTCGCGAAAGGCCCGCAATCCTAACGGGTTAAAGGCCTTCGGCCAGATCCTCAAGCATGTCCATGCCAATGGCTTCGATATGCTTGTTATCCTTAAGCGAGATGGTCGCTTCCTTGCGCAACTGGGTCAGAGTGCGCGAAACCGTTTCAATCGTCAGGCCAAGATAGTCGGCAATGTCCGAACGGCTCATCGGGACTTCGATGGCATCGGTATCAAGGCCGCGATGTTCCTGGCGGCGGGCCAGCATCAGCAGGAAGGATGCAACTTTTTCCTTCGCCGTTTTACGGCCCAAAAGCAGCATCTGGTCCTGGGCGGCGGCAAGTTCGTCAACAGCCATGCCCAGCATGCGTTTTTCCAGACGCGGAAATTCGTCAAACAGGCGTTCAAGCTTCTGGCGCGGGAAACGGCATGCCGTGACCGGCTCAATTGCTTCGGCAGTGTAGCTATAGCTTTGGTTCAGGGCCAGACCCAGGAAATCACCGGCAAAAAGGAAACCGGTAATCTGGCGGCGACCATCGCCCAGCAGCTTGTAAAGCTTTACCGAACCCGATGTGACATTGAACACATAATCGGCGTCTTCGGCTTCGTGGAAGATGGTGCTGTGGCTGTCATATTGAACATGGGTCAGCAACTGACGCAAACGGGTGTGTTCTTCGCCATGCAAAGCAGAGCAGAACGTAAGGTCCCGGATATCACAGGCCTCACAAAGCTGGGAACGAACCGCCATCTGTTTCTCCGAGACTGTACAATCTTCACGCGCACAAACTGGAATCACTTTAGACGATTGTCATGTAAGGTTTCAAGACAATCATGCATTGTTAATGCTTCGAATTTGCTTGCTTTTTTACAGCAGGGCCTTCGTCGTCATCAAACAGTATCCGGTTTGCGGCACCATCCATATCGTCGAATTGCCCGGACTTCAATGCCCATAAAAAGGCAGCAAGTCCCATCAGTCCCAAAAACAGGGCGATCGGGATTAAAAGCAGCAGATTGCTCATGGCTTTTTCTTCCAGTTAAGGCGCAGGGCATTGGCAATGACAACCAGCGAGGATGTCGACATCGCGATGGCTGCGATCAGGGGGGTAACCACCCCGGCAATGGCCAGTGGAATGGTGACAATGTTATAGGCAAATGACAATGTGAAGTTCTGGCGCACCAGCCGGTCTGCGGTTTTTGCTACATCCAGTGCCGTCATTACCGCGCCAAGCCTGTCACCCTGAAAAACGATATCGGCGGCATTCTGGCTGATTTCGGCGGCACTGGCGGGCGACATGGAGGCATGTGCCGCCGCAAGGGCCGGTGCATCATTGATGCCATCACCCACCATCAGGTCATGATAGCCATTTGTGCTGCGCTGTTTGACGACATCAACCTTCTGTGCCGGTGACAGGCCCGCCTGCCAGTCATGGATTTCAAGTTCCGTGGCAAGCTGGCGTACATTTTCCGCGCGGTCCCCCGAAAGCAGGCGCGTGGGCAGGCCCGCCCTGTGCAGGCTGGCAATGGTGGATGCGGCATCGGGGCGGGGCAGGTCGCGAAAACCAAAACGAACTGCCGATTTTCCCGGTTCGGCCAGCCACATTTCCGGCCCGGCAACATCACTGGCAGGGATTACCGCATGGTTGGCACCGCAAAATTCGCGGCTGCCCAGCCGGATTTCACCGGTTGGCCCCATCATGGACAGGCCCTGACCGGGATGTTCGCGCACGCGGGCGGCAACAACCGTGTCGCCAACCGCGCGCACCAGCGCCTTTGACAGCGGGTGGGAACTGTTTGCCGCCATTGATGCAGCAAGCTTCAGCGAGTTCGCATCCGGTGTGCTGACAAGTTCGGGGCGGCCGGTGGTCAGGGTGCCGGTTTTATCGAAAATAACACCGTCAATTTTGGTTAACCGTTCCAGCGCCGTTGCCGATTTGACCAGAATACCCGCCTTTAACAGCCGCCCGGTTGCCAGCACCTGAACAACCGGCACCGCAAGGGCAAGAGCACAGGGGCAGGTGACAATCAGAACGGCAATTGCATTCATCAGGGCGTCCTGCCAGTTGGCCCCGGCAAGCAGCCACCAGCCGATGAATGTGATGGCCGCCAGGCTATGGACCACCGGGGCATAGGCACGTGCAACCCGGTCCGCCAGTGCAACATATTTGGCGCGGCCCTGTTCGGCATTTTCCATCAGCCGGACGATTTCGGCGAGCAAGGTTGAATCCCCTGTCGCGGTAATTTTAACCCGGATCGCGGCTGAGAGGTTCATGGTGCCGGCAAAAACGCGGCTGCCCACTGTAACCGGGCTTGGCAGGCTTTCGCCGCTAATCACGCTGGTATCAATATCGGACTGGCCATCGATGATATCCCCGTCAATGCCAACCCGTTCACCGGCCGCCACCAGCACCACCATGCCCGGTATTGCCTTTTCCGGGGCCAGCAATTTGCGGGTGCCATCCTCGGCAATCACGGTGATGGAGCGGGCACGCAATGTCAGCATATGTTCGGCGGCGGATCGCGCCTGGCTGCGGGCGCGGCCATCCAGATACCGGCCAATCAGCAAAAAGAACAAAAGCGTAATGGCGGAATCAAAATAGGCGTGTTCGGCCCCGCGCATGGTTTCAAACAGGCTCATGCCTAGGGCCAGCAAAACAGCCAGCGTGATGGGCACATCCATATTCACGCGCCCGTGGCGCAATGCCCCCAGGGCTGAGCGGAAAAATGGCCGCCCGGCATAGGCCACGGCGGGCACCGCAATCAGGGCGGAAAGCCAGTGAAACAGGTCGCGGGTAAATTCGCCCATCCCCTGGATATATCCCGCCCATATCGACACCGATAACAGCATCACATTGCCTGCGGCAAAGCCCGCCACGGCAAGGCAGCGCAGTAGTTCGCGGTTGCGCTGGTCGGTGGCGCGTTCAAGGGTTGCCGGGTCATAGGGGATCAGGCGGTAACCCATCTGGAAAACCGGGGCGATCAGGTGCGTGATATCGGCCGTATCACCCTGCCATTCCAGATGCAGGCGGCGGGTTGTCATATTGACGCGCGCATGGCTGACGCTGGGCTGTTTTTGCAAAATGCTTTCAATCAGCCAGACGCAGGCCGCGCAATGCAGCCCGTCAATCATCATATCAAGGCGGCACAGGCCATCCTGGCCCGTGCTGACAAGATCGGTGAAATCAAACGCGCCAAGCCCTTCTTCCTCGGGTTTTAGCGCGCGGATATTGGGATCAACACTGCGCCGCGCATAATAGGACTGAAGGCCCAGATCATTGATCAGGGCATAGGCACCTTCGCAGCCATGGCAGCAAAAGTCGGGTCCTGCCGGCGAGCTGGCTGTTACCGGCTCGCCACAATGGCGGCAGGCGGTAATGGCGTTCATTGTTTAATCAGTACGTCCTCGACGACCTGATAGTCGTGGTTCTGTGCATGGGCAACGATACGCAGTTTCCAGTTGCCATAAACCGGGACGCTAGCACGCGTGCGATATTCGCCGGGGCTGACTTCGTTCAGCATGATTTTTTCATCAACGTCGTCACGGTCGTTACGCATCAGCACCGCTTCCATCTTTGCGCCTGAAATCGGCTGCTGGGCCTTGTCACGGAACAGAACGGTGATGGTGGCTTCGTTGTTGATGATGCCTTCAACGCTGACCTTGGTGCGCCAGCCCAGATCGGACTGGGCTTTGGCATCGGCGATGGCTTCGTTGTAATTGTTGCCATCTTCAAAGGCATGATCGCTGACAAGCCCGACCCAACTGGTCTGGGAAAATACGATCAGGCAGACATTGGCAAACAGCATGATGGCGAAACCGCCAACGAAATACCAGGGAATCAACCGGTCCGATTTGCGCGGGCCCGTAGAAGCCGGGATCGAGTTTTGAGTGGTTGTTGTGGTCATTTCGAGGGCCCTTCTGGCGGGCCGGTCCGTTATTTTTTCGGACCGGCAAAGATGGTGTCGTGGGTTTCGGAAACGCCCGAATCAGTGTTGGTGACAATGAAGTCAATCGGTGTGGCATCACTTTGCAGGCTTGAAGGATCTGCTGCAATGAAAACCCGATAGCTCCCAACCTGGTCCGGTGCAACGGTCAGTGCAAACTTGCCATCGGCTTTTGGCTTCTGGCCGATAATCTGGAAGTCGGTGGCATTTACACCCGAAAGATCAAGGATATAGGTCTGCTGGCTTTGCTGTTTGTTCAAAACTTTCAGCGTATAGCCATTGCGCACATCCCCACTGGAAAGCGGCACAAATAGCGGGTTGCGGTCGCGCAGGACATTGACTTCCATGGTCGTGCGGTTCAGCAGGCCAAACAGCATGACCGCGCCAACCAGTGCCAGAATGAGGGTGTAGAAAATGGTGCGCGGGCGGACAATGCGAACCTTGGTGGCCTGGCCATGTGCGCGCAGTTGCGAATTCTGGACAGAGTCAAACCGGATCAGATCACGCGGGAATTCGACCTTTTCCATCATTTCGTTACAGGCATCGATGCAAAGACCACAGCCGATGCATTCAAGCTGCAGGCCATGGCGGATATCAATGCCGGTCGGGCAGACATTCACACAGGCGCGGCAGTCAATGCAGTGGCCGACTTCGGGGACTTCGCCGCGCACCAGGTTTTTGCGTTTGATCGGCCCGCGCGGTTCGCCGCGCCATGATTCGTAGGTAACGATCATGGATTCATCATCAAGCATGGCAGACTGGAAACGCGGCCACGGGCACATATAGGTGCAAACCTGTTCACGCGCCCAACCCGCCAGCAGGTAGGTTGAAAAGGTCAGGAAGGCCATGGTGATGTAAACCGACATGCTGGCCTGACCGGTGAAAATATCAACCACCACGGTCGGCGCGTCGTTGAAATACAGCACAAAGGCACCACCGGTCAGAAGCGAAATTCCGACCCAGGCCAGGTGTGTCGCCCCGATTTTCCAGACCTTTTCAAGGCTCCAGGGGGCTTTGTCCAGGCGCATGCGGGCGTTGCGGTCGCCCTGGATGTGGCGTTCGACCAGCATGAACAGGTCGGTCCATACGGTTTGCGGGCAGGCATAACCGCACCAGATACGACCAAAAAGCGATGTCGCCAGGAACAGGCCAATGGCAGCCATGATCAGGATGCCGGTGATGTAATAAACTTCCTGCGGCCAGATTTCGATAAAGAAGAAATAGGCACGGCCCAGGTCCATATCGATCAGAACTGCCTGATGCGGGGCCGAAGGCCCACGGTCCCAGCGCAGCCAGGGCACAACCCAGTAAACCGCCAGCAGCGTGATCAGGGCAAACCATTTCAGGTTCCGGAAATGGCCGGAAACGCGTTTCGGATAGACCTTCTCGCGGTCCTTATAAAGGGGGATGTCGTCCTCAAGCGGCGCATCGTCGTTTTGCGGCGTCATCTTTTGCGGATCTGATGATTGAGTACGAGACAATTCCATGATCGGGACCTGACCATTCGCCGTGCGATACAGTCCGGCTGCTCTCTCATGCGGGTTGTGGGGCAACCTGCCAGCCGGTTTTCTGCGGGGTTCTGCCGGGTCGGCACGCTCGGCCAGACAGACTTGGGATAATTCAAATCCCGCAGGCAAAATATTGGAAACTGGTCTTGCTGTTCCATGACACAAATCAATTTTCGGCCATCATGGCTTGCGCGGCGCTTTGCGCATGGCCGCAAGAAACGGCGAAAAATCATTCGTCAAAACGCGGTCGGGCGGGGGAGGTGGCAGGCAAGTGCTTGATGTGCCTCATTTTTATATTCAAAAAACGTAATAAAAAGCCGGGTTTGAAAACCGGGCAACGTGATTTGGCTGTGTGGATGGCTTTTAAATTTTATAATTTTTTTGCGAAAAGGATCACTGAAAGCCGCGAAAAACGGGGGATTTTTGATG
The window above is part of the Thalassospira marina genome. Proteins encoded here:
- a CDS encoding heavy metal translocating P-type ATPase, with amino-acid sequence MNAITACRHCGEPVTASSPAGPDFCCHGCEGAYALINDLGLQSYYARRSVDPNIRALKPEEEGLGAFDFTDLVSTGQDGLCRLDMMIDGLHCAACVWLIESILQKQPSVSHARVNMTTRRLHLEWQGDTADITHLIAPVFQMGYRLIPYDPATLERATDQRNRELLRCLAVAGFAAGNVMLLSVSIWAGYIQGMGEFTRDLFHWLSALIAVPAVAYAGRPFFRSALGALRHGRVNMDVPITLAVLLALGMSLFETMRGAEHAYFDSAITLLFFLLIGRYLDGRARSQARSAAEHMLTLRARSITVIAEDGTRKLLAPEKAIPGMVVLVAAGERVGIDGDIIDGQSDIDTSVISGESLPSPVTVGSRVFAGTMNLSAAIRVKITATGDSTLLAEIVRLMENAEQGRAKYVALADRVARAYAPVVHSLAAITFIGWWLLAGANWQDALMNAIAVLIVTCPCALALAVPVVQVLATGRLLKAGILVKSATALERLTKIDGVIFDKTGTLTTGRPELVSTPDANSLKLAASMAANSSHPLSKALVRAVGDTVVAARVREHPGQGLSMMGPTGEIRLGSREFCGANHAVIPASDVAGPEMWLAEPGKSAVRFGFRDLPRPDAASTIASLHRAGLPTRLLSGDRAENVRQLATELEIHDWQAGLSPAQKVDVVKQRSTNGYHDLMVGDGINDAPALAAAHASMSPASAAEISQNAADIVFQGDRLGAVMTALDVAKTADRLVRQNFTLSFAYNIVTIPLAIAGVVTPLIAAIAMSTSSLVVIANALRLNWKKKP
- the panC gene encoding pantoate--beta-alanine ligase; translation: MNLTTVHTVADLRARVSRWRAEGLKVALVPTMGALHEGHISLTKLARTQADRVIVSVFVNPTQFGPTEDFAAYPRTLPADQKILDAAGVELCFAPSVEEMYPSGFATRLHIDNLTDMLCGAARPGHFDGMAQIVTKLLLQAMPDYALFGEKDYQQLMVIKRFVTDLNIPVSIIGGPIHREADGLAMSSRNRYLSPEERETATTLSRVLSSITDRASRGDAIEPLLETGRQQIASAGFSPIDYLEIRDAENLELMHGVIDRPARVFVAARLGKARLIDNMAIIPANSDA
- the ffh gene encoding signal recognition particle protein is translated as MFEGLSDRLGGVLDKLRKRGALKESDVREAMREVRVALLEADVALPVVKEFITNATERAVGQDVLRSVTPGQMVVKIVHDELKNMLGEGEDINLAATPPVPILMVGLQGSGKTTSSAKIALHLTKKRNKKVLLASLDIYRPAAQQQLKILADANGLHALPIIIGEKPVAIAKRAMDMGRKEGFDAVILDTAGRLHIDMELMSEVAQVRDAVNPTETLLVTDAMTGQDSVNVAKEFADKVGITGIVLTRIDGDARGGAALSMRQVTGCPIKMLGVGEKIDEMEPFHPDRIAGRILGMGDVVSLVERAAETIEREDAEKMAKKLQKGQFDLNDLLAQLKQLQKMGDLSGIMGMLPGMGAIKKQMAQTKIDPKLLKHQEAIIQSMTPKERENPALIKASRKKRIAAGCGLSVQDVNKLLKQYQTMATMIKKVGKMGKKGLFGKGMPQMDPSMLEGGDAGDLQLPKGFPGVGGGMPKLPGLGGGGLPPGFPGFGKKK
- a CDS encoding cyclic nucleotide-binding domain-containing protein — its product is MAVRSQLCEACDIRDLTFCSALHGEEHTRLRQLLTHVQYDSHSTIFHEAEDADYVFNVTSGSVKLYKLLGDGRRQITGFLFAGDFLGLALNQSYSYTAEAIEPVTACRFPRQKLERLFDEFPRLEKRMLGMAVDELAAAQDQMLLLGRKTAKEKVASFLLMLARRQEHRGLDTDAIEVPMSRSDIADYLGLTIETVSRTLTQLRKEATISLKDNKHIEAIGMDMLEDLAEGL
- the ccoG gene encoding cytochrome c oxidase accessory protein CcoG; its protein translation is MTPQNDDAPLEDDIPLYKDREKVYPKRVSGHFRNLKWFALITLLAVYWVVPWLRWDRGPSAPHQAVLIDMDLGRAYFFFIEIWPQEVYYITGILIMAAIGLFLATSLFGRIWCGYACPQTVWTDLFMLVERHIQGDRNARMRLDKAPWSLEKVWKIGATHLAWVGISLLTGGAFVLYFNDAPTVVVDIFTGQASMSVYITMAFLTFSTYLLAGWAREQVCTYMCPWPRFQSAMLDDESMIVTYESWRGEPRGPIKRKNLVRGEVPEVGHCIDCRACVNVCPTGIDIRHGLQLECIGCGLCIDACNEMMEKVEFPRDLIRFDSVQNSQLRAHGQATKVRIVRPRTIFYTLILALVGAVMLFGLLNRTTMEVNVLRDRNPLFVPLSSGDVRNGYTLKVLNKQQSQQTYILDLSGVNATDFQIIGQKPKADGKFALTVAPDQVGSYRVFIAADPSSLQSDATPIDFIVTNTDSGVSETHDTIFAGPKK
- the panB gene encoding 3-methyl-2-oxobutanoate hydroxymethyltransferase, which codes for MSTTTNKKGRVTVPALRARKGGEPIVCLTAYTTPMAQRLDAYCDLLLVGDSVGTVVYGMDTTLAVTVDMMVNHGKAVMRGSKHACVVIDLPFGSYQESKEQAFRTAAHIMAETGCAAVKLEGGAELADTIAFLTQRGVPVMAHIGLMPQQVNTLGGFKSQGRDDATAARVLEDAKAVAAAGAFSVVIEGTVEAVARTVTAEIDIPTIGIGASPACDGQVLVTEDMLGLFSDFTPKFVKRYANLGDLVEQAAGEYAAEVKNRSFPADEHCYGMAKPGNLRAVK
- the ccoS gene encoding cbb3-type cytochrome oxidase assembly protein CcoS, whose translation is MSNLLLLIPIALFLGLMGLAAFLWALKSGQFDDMDGAANRILFDDDEGPAVKKQANSKH
- a CDS encoding FixH family protein — its product is MTTTTTQNSIPASTGPRKSDRLIPWYFVGGFAIMLFANVCLIVFSQTSWVGLVSDHAFEDGNNYNEAIADAKAQSDLGWRTKVSVEGIINNEATITVLFRDKAQQPISGAKMEAVLMRNDRDDVDEKIMLNEVSPGEYRTRASVPVYGNWKLRIVAHAQNHDYQVVEDVLIKQ